The proteins below come from a single Streptomyces sp. B3I8 genomic window:
- a CDS encoding MaoC family dehydratase codes for MAEPRVFAGVEELKAAVGEQLGYSDWVEVGQKRIDLFAEATGDHQWIHVDPEKAAAGPFGTTIAHGYLTLSLLPLFGPQLLAVEGVRMGVNYGTNKVRFPSPVPVGSRLRATARITGAEDVPGGVQVTVAFTVEREGGEKPVCVAESVSRYYL; via the coding sequence ATGGCAGAGCCCAGGGTGTTCGCCGGCGTCGAGGAGCTGAAGGCGGCCGTCGGGGAGCAGTTGGGGTACAGCGACTGGGTGGAGGTCGGCCAGAAGCGGATCGACCTGTTCGCCGAGGCGACCGGCGACCACCAGTGGATCCACGTCGATCCGGAGAAGGCGGCCGCGGGCCCCTTCGGCACCACCATCGCGCACGGGTACCTGACCCTGTCGCTGCTGCCGCTCTTCGGGCCGCAACTGCTCGCCGTCGAGGGCGTCCGGATGGGCGTCAACTACGGGACGAACAAGGTGCGTTTCCCCTCCCCCGTACCCGTCGGCTCCCGGCTGCGGGCGACCGCGAGGATCACCGGCGCCGAGGACGTGCCCGGCGGCGTCCAGGTCACCGTCGCGTTCACCGTGGAGCGCGAGGGCGGCGAGAAGCCGGTGTGCGTCGCGGAGTCGGTGTCCCGGTACTACCTCTGA
- a CDS encoding TetR/AcrR family transcriptional regulator, with protein MSTAQETVGGESEPWVEVTPDAARRLLVAAVDAFAERGYHATTTRDIASRAGMSPAALYIHYRTKEELLQRISRIGHEKVLEILRTAARGEGGATERLADAVSSFVRWHAGRRTTARVVQYELDALGPEARAEIVALRRQVDAEVRGIIEDGAASGEFDVLDVRGTTLAVLSLCVDVARWFNVEGSRTPEEIGALYADLVLRMVGAK; from the coding sequence ATGAGTACGGCGCAGGAGACGGTCGGCGGCGAGAGTGAACCGTGGGTGGAGGTCACCCCGGACGCGGCCCGGCGACTGCTGGTGGCAGCCGTGGACGCGTTCGCCGAGCGTGGCTACCACGCCACGACCACCCGTGACATCGCGAGCCGCGCCGGCATGAGCCCGGCCGCGCTCTACATCCACTACAGGACCAAGGAAGAACTGCTCCAGCGCATCAGCCGGATCGGCCACGAGAAGGTCCTGGAGATCCTGCGCACGGCGGCCCGGGGCGAGGGCGGCGCCACCGAGCGGCTCGCCGACGCCGTCAGTTCCTTCGTACGGTGGCACGCCGGCCGGCGCACCACCGCGCGGGTCGTGCAGTACGAGCTGGACGCGCTCGGCCCCGAGGCGCGCGCCGAGATCGTCGCGCTGCGTCGCCAGGTGGACGCCGAGGTGCGCGGGATCATCGAGGACGGGGCGGCGTCCGGCGAGTTCGACGTGCTCGACGTGCGCGGCACCACGCTCGCGGTCCTCTCGCTGTGCGTCGACGTCGCCCGCTGGTTCAACGTCGAGGGGTCCCGCACACCCGAGGAGATCGGCGCGCTCTACGCCGATCTCGTACTGCGGATGGTGGGCGCGAAGTAG
- a CDS encoding SDR family NAD(P)-dependent oxidoreductase, with protein MSFEGKKVLVTGAGARGGIGAATAHAFAREGASVVISGRNAERGAEVVQDIIDDHGKARFVLADLSDLADVERLAEEAGDIDVLVNNAASYRASIKPSLDQDVEVNAETWDTNVRATFALSTRLVRGMIERGGGNIINISSIAASIAMPHMSTYGAQKAAVESFARSWAAEWGQYGIRVNAVAPGNVTSDNVVDFIGADQFQDWSQVNPARRNATPRELADVITFVASDRASFVTGQVIVADGGRLAV; from the coding sequence ATGAGTTTTGAGGGCAAGAAGGTTCTCGTCACCGGTGCGGGTGCGCGCGGAGGCATCGGCGCCGCGACGGCGCACGCCTTCGCACGTGAGGGGGCGTCCGTGGTGATCAGTGGCCGCAACGCCGAGCGCGGGGCCGAGGTGGTGCAGGACATCATCGACGACCACGGGAAGGCCCGGTTCGTCCTGGCTGATCTGAGTGATCTCGCCGACGTCGAGCGGCTCGCCGAGGAGGCCGGTGATATCGATGTCCTGGTCAACAACGCGGCGAGCTACCGGGCGAGCATCAAGCCGTCCCTCGACCAGGACGTCGAGGTGAACGCGGAGACGTGGGACACCAATGTGCGTGCCACCTTCGCCCTCAGCACGCGGCTCGTGCGGGGCATGATCGAGCGGGGCGGCGGCAACATCATCAACATCAGCAGCATCGCCGCCTCGATCGCCATGCCGCACATGTCCACGTACGGGGCGCAGAAGGCGGCCGTCGAGTCCTTCGCCCGCAGTTGGGCCGCGGAGTGGGGTCAGTACGGCATACGCGTCAACGCGGTGGCTCCCGGCAACGTGACGAGCGACAACGTCGTGGACTTCATCGGCGCCGACCAGTTCCAGGACTGGTCCCAGGTCAACCCGGCCAGGCGCAACGCCACGCCCAGGGAGCTCGCCGACGTCATCACGTTCGTGGCGAGCGACCGTGCGAGCTTCGTCACCGGCCAGGTGATCGTGGCCGACGGCGGGCGCCTCGCCGTCTGA
- a CDS encoding LysR family transcriptional regulator, whose protein sequence is MNLRQYEYALAVADEGSMTAAADRLRVTQPSLSQQIAALEKNLGVRLFTRTPSGVTVTVAGRAFLAEAKIATTASRRAVTAARAADGELAGELVMAVYMGLGARQLPEVLGQLRSRYPKLQVTLFEEPDPADMERLVREGTLDMILVHHIPAWCTFEAHPLGQEAYVAVLPKGHPLLEDGGALRLEDLESEGWIRYRRASLLDDYLARLLTDARLSPPTVARASQISTAVRLVAHGLGVTVVPASAIPEGFEELARPLLPSLTEPVLVGVRRNPGAAEAAMLDHLGRQNWCGAELLLGQGVAVG, encoded by the coding sequence ATGAATCTGCGCCAATACGAATACGCCCTGGCCGTCGCCGACGAGGGCTCCATGACAGCCGCGGCGGACCGCCTGCGGGTCACTCAGCCCTCGTTGTCGCAGCAGATCGCCGCCCTGGAGAAGAACCTCGGGGTGCGGCTGTTCACCCGTACCCCGAGCGGGGTGACGGTGACGGTGGCGGGGCGGGCCTTCCTCGCGGAGGCGAAGATCGCGACGACCGCGTCCCGGCGCGCCGTCACCGCCGCCCGCGCCGCCGACGGGGAACTGGCCGGCGAACTCGTCATGGCCGTCTACATGGGCCTGGGAGCACGTCAGTTGCCGGAGGTGCTGGGTCAACTGCGCAGCCGTTACCCGAAGTTGCAGGTGACCCTGTTCGAGGAGCCCGATCCGGCGGACATGGAACGCCTGGTCCGCGAGGGCACCCTCGACATGATCCTCGTGCACCACATCCCCGCCTGGTGCACTTTCGAGGCCCACCCCCTGGGCCAGGAGGCATACGTCGCCGTCCTGCCGAAGGGGCACCCGCTCCTCGAGGACGGCGGCGCCCTGCGCCTGGAGGACCTGGAGTCGGAGGGGTGGATCCGGTACCGGCGCGCCAGCCTGCTCGACGACTACCTCGCCCGTCTGCTCACCGACGCGCGCCTGAGCCCGCCCACCGTGGCCCGGGCGTCGCAGATCTCCACCGCGGTCCGGCTCGTGGCGCACGGCCTGGGCGTCACCGTCGTCCCGGCCTCGGCCATCCCCGAGGGTTTCGAGGAACTGGCCCGCCCGCTGCTGCCCTCCCTGACCGAGCCCGTCCTCGTCGGCGTACGGCGCAACCCGGGTGCGGCGGAGGCGGCCATGCTCGACCACCTCGGCCGGCAGAACTGGTGCGGTGCGGAACTGCTGCTCGGCCAGGGCGTGGCGGTGGGTTGA
- a CDS encoding YiaA/YiaB family inner membrane protein, producing MSDTPVKQQNTAAFYGQATASFAIALIATAVGIYHLQADAWVRAFLAIAVLYLVTSAFTLAKVIRDRQEAGQIVSRVDQARLEKLLAEHDPFEKL from the coding sequence ATGAGCGACACACCGGTCAAGCAGCAGAACACCGCCGCCTTCTACGGGCAGGCCACGGCCTCCTTCGCCATCGCGCTGATCGCCACGGCCGTCGGCATCTACCACCTCCAGGCCGACGCCTGGGTCCGCGCCTTCCTCGCCATCGCCGTGCTGTACCTGGTGACCTCCGCCTTCACCCTCGCCAAGGTCATCCGCGACCGGCAGGAGGCCGGGCAGATCGTCAGCCGCGTCGACCAGGCGAGACTGGAGAAACTGCTCGCCGAGCACGACCCGTTCGAGAAGCTCTGA
- a CDS encoding acyl-CoA dehydrogenase family protein — translation MNLELSEEQAAVRRLARDFVEGEIAPHVVAWDRAEEVDRGIVKKLGEVGFLGLTLEEEYGGSGGDHLAYCLVTEELGRGDSSVRGIVSVSLGLVAKTIAAWGNEEQKRRWLPGLAAGEYVGSFGLTEPGTGSDAGNLTTRAVREGDDYVLDGTKTFITNGTWADVVLLFARSTDAPGHKGVTAFLVPADSPGLTRRTIHGKLGLRGQATAELVLQGVRVPASAMLGPEGKGFSVAMSALAKGRMSVAAGCAGIAQAALDAAVRYTGEREQFGKPIARHQLVQELISDIAVDVDAARLLTWRVADLIDRGRPFATEASKAKLFASEAAVRAANNALQVFGGYGYIDEYPVGKLLRDARVMTLYEGTSQIQKLLIGRALTGVSAF, via the coding sequence GTGAACCTGGAGCTCAGCGAGGAACAGGCCGCCGTCCGCCGGCTGGCCCGGGACTTCGTCGAGGGCGAGATAGCGCCCCACGTCGTGGCCTGGGACCGCGCGGAGGAGGTCGACCGGGGCATCGTCAAGAAGCTCGGCGAGGTCGGATTCCTCGGCCTGACCCTCGAGGAGGAGTACGGCGGCTCCGGCGGCGACCACCTCGCGTACTGCCTGGTCACCGAGGAGCTCGGCCGGGGCGACTCCTCCGTGCGCGGCATCGTCTCCGTCTCCCTCGGCCTCGTCGCCAAGACGATCGCCGCCTGGGGGAACGAGGAGCAGAAGCGGCGCTGGCTGCCCGGGCTCGCCGCCGGCGAGTACGTCGGCTCCTTCGGCCTCACCGAACCGGGCACCGGCTCCGACGCGGGCAACCTCACCACCCGCGCGGTCCGCGAAGGCGACGACTACGTCCTCGACGGTACGAAGACGTTCATCACCAACGGGACATGGGCCGACGTCGTCCTGCTCTTCGCCCGCTCCACCGACGCCCCCGGGCACAAGGGTGTCACCGCCTTCCTCGTCCCCGCCGACAGTCCCGGTCTGACCCGCCGCACGATCCACGGCAAGCTCGGGCTGCGCGGCCAGGCCACCGCCGAACTGGTGCTCCAGGGCGTGCGGGTGCCCGCCTCCGCGATGCTGGGCCCGGAGGGCAAGGGCTTCTCCGTCGCCATGTCCGCGCTCGCCAAGGGGCGGATGTCGGTCGCGGCCGGCTGTGCCGGCATCGCCCAGGCCGCCCTGGACGCGGCCGTGCGGTACACGGGCGAGCGCGAACAGTTCGGAAAGCCCATCGCCCGCCACCAGTTGGTGCAGGAGCTGATCAGTGACATCGCCGTCGACGTGGACGCCGCCCGGCTGCTGACCTGGCGGGTCGCCGACCTGATCGACCGCGGCAGGCCCTTCGCCACGGAGGCCTCCAAGGCCAAGCTCTTTGCCTCCGAGGCCGCCGTCCGCGCCGCCAACAATGCCCTCCAGGTCTTCGGCGGTTACGGCTACATCGACGAGTACCCGGTGGGCAAACTGCTGCGCGACGCCCGCGTGATGACCCTCTACGAGGGCACCAGCCAGATTCAGAAGCTCCTTATCGGCCGCGCGCTGACCGGTGTCTCGGCGTTCTGA
- a CDS encoding Zn-dependent alcohol dehydrogenase, producing MAVRAAVLPALGAPLEIAEIDLPDPGPGRVRIRLAAVGVCHSDLSLSDGTMRVPLPAVLGHEGAGTVVAVGEGVTHVAPGVGAVLNWAPACGSCHACELGEGWLCANALNGAAEVYARTTDGTELHPGLNVAAFAEETVVPAGCVLPAPDGVPLADAALLGCAVLTGYGAVHHAARVRPGETVAVFGAGGVGLAALQAARIAGAGRVVAVDVSPEKESLARRAGATDYVVASSTTAREIRGLTGRQGVDVAVECVGRAVTIRTAWESTRRGGRTVVVGIGGKEEVVTFNALELFHWGRSLAGCVYGNCDPARDLPVLADHVRAGRLDLGLLVTERIALDGIPDAFENMRAGKGARALVTF from the coding sequence ATGGCCGTACGCGCCGCCGTCCTGCCCGCCCTCGGTGCTCCGCTGGAGATCGCCGAGATCGACCTGCCCGACCCCGGCCCCGGCCGGGTCCGTATCCGGCTCGCCGCCGTCGGGGTCTGCCACTCCGACCTGTCCCTGTCCGACGGGACGATGCGGGTGCCGCTCCCCGCCGTGCTCGGGCACGAGGGGGCGGGCACGGTGGTCGCCGTGGGGGAGGGCGTCACGCATGTCGCACCGGGCGTCGGGGCGGTGCTGAACTGGGCGCCCGCCTGCGGCAGTTGCCACGCCTGCGAACTGGGCGAGGGGTGGCTGTGCGCCAACGCGCTGAACGGCGCGGCGGAGGTGTACGCCCGCACGACGGACGGCACCGAGCTGCACCCCGGACTGAACGTCGCGGCGTTCGCGGAGGAGACGGTGGTCCCGGCGGGGTGCGTGCTGCCCGCGCCGGACGGGGTGCCGCTGGCGGACGCGGCGCTGCTGGGGTGCGCGGTGCTCACCGGATACGGGGCCGTGCACCATGCGGCGCGGGTTCGGCCGGGGGAGACGGTCGCGGTGTTCGGGGCCGGCGGGGTGGGGCTGGCGGCGCTCCAGGCGGCGCGGATCGCCGGGGCCGGGCGCGTCGTGGCGGTCGACGTCTCGCCGGAGAAGGAGTCGCTGGCGCGGCGGGCGGGTGCCACGGACTACGTGGTGGCCTCATCCACCACCGCGCGGGAGATCCGCGGGCTGACGGGGCGGCAGGGCGTCGATGTCGCGGTGGAGTGCGTGGGGCGGGCGGTGACCATCCGTACGGCGTGGGAGTCCACGCGGCGGGGCGGACGGACGGTGGTGGTCGGCATCGGCGGCAAGGAGGAGGTCGTCACGTTCAACGCGCTGGAACTCTTCCACTGGGGGCGGTCGCTGGCGGGCTGCGTCTACGGCAACTGCGACCCGGCCCGCGACCTGCCGGTGCTCGCGGACCACGTCCGCGCGGGGCGCCTGGACCTGGGGCTCCTGGTGACGGAACGGATCGCCCTGGACGGCATCCCGGACGCGTTCGAGAACATGCGCGCGGGCAAGGGGGCGCGAGCGCTGGTCACGTTCTGA
- a CDS encoding aldehyde dehydrogenase family protein, whose protein sequence is MKARDGHDAIYVDGAWRPAAGPDTIEVVNPADEQVIAHVPAGTAEDVDRAVRAARAALPGWAATEPAERAARLAALRDRLEDRAEEIAETVTAELGAPLKLARTVHVGMPVAVAGSYAELAATYAFEERLGNSTVLHEPVGVVGAITPWNYPLHQIVAKVAPALAAGCTVVLKPAEDTPLTAQRFAEAVDEAGVPAGVFNLVTGLGPVAGQALAEHPGVDMVSFTGSTAVGRRIGATAGAAVKRVALELGGKSANVVLPGADLARAVNVGVANVMSNSGQTCSAWTRMLIHRDDYDEAVELAAAAAAKYGDRIGPVASARQRDRVRGYIEKGVAEGARPVAGGPDAPRERGYYVRPTVFADVRPEMTIAQEEIFGPVLCVLRYEDAEDALRIANGTEYGLAGAVWAADEAEAVAFARGLETGQVDINGGRFNPLAPFGGYKRSGVGRELGPHGLAEYLQTKSFQF, encoded by the coding sequence ATGAAGGCACGCGACGGACACGACGCCATCTATGTGGACGGTGCCTGGCGCCCCGCCGCCGGGCCGGACACGATCGAGGTCGTGAACCCGGCCGACGAGCAGGTCATCGCCCACGTTCCGGCCGGTACCGCCGAGGACGTCGACAGAGCCGTACGCGCCGCCCGGGCCGCGCTGCCCGGCTGGGCGGCGACCGAACCCGCCGAGCGGGCCGCCCGGCTGGCCGCCCTGCGTGACCGGCTGGAGGACCGCGCGGAGGAGATCGCCGAGACCGTGACGGCCGAACTGGGCGCCCCGCTCAAGCTCGCGCGGACGGTGCACGTCGGCATGCCCGTGGCGGTCGCCGGGTCCTACGCCGAACTGGCCGCCACGTACGCCTTCGAGGAGCGGCTCGGCAACTCGACCGTGCTGCACGAGCCGGTCGGCGTGGTCGGCGCCATCACCCCCTGGAACTACCCGTTGCACCAGATCGTCGCCAAGGTCGCCCCGGCGCTCGCGGCGGGCTGCACGGTGGTGCTCAAGCCCGCCGAGGACACCCCGCTCACCGCCCAGCGCTTCGCCGAGGCGGTCGACGAGGCGGGCGTCCCGGCCGGGGTGTTCAACCTCGTCACGGGCCTCGGCCCGGTCGCCGGGCAGGCACTGGCCGAGCACCCGGGCGTCGACATGGTCTCCTTCACCGGCTCCACCGCCGTCGGCCGTCGCATCGGCGCGACCGCGGGGGCGGCCGTCAAGCGCGTCGCCCTCGAACTGGGCGGCAAGTCCGCCAACGTCGTCCTGCCGGGCGCCGACCTCGCCCGCGCGGTCAACGTCGGCGTCGCCAACGTGATGTCCAACTCCGGCCAGACGTGCAGCGCGTGGACCCGGATGCTGATTCACCGCGACGACTACGACGAGGCGGTGGAACTCGCCGCCGCCGCTGCCGCCAAGTACGGCGACCGCATCGGCCCGGTGGCCAGTGCCAGGCAGCGGGACAGGGTGCGCGGGTACATCGAGAAGGGCGTCGCCGAGGGCGCCCGTCCGGTGGCCGGCGGCCCCGACGCCCCGCGCGAACGCGGCTACTACGTCCGCCCCACCGTCTTCGCCGACGTGCGCCCGGAGATGACGATCGCCCAGGAGGAGATCTTCGGCCCGGTCCTGTGCGTCCTGCGCTACGAGGACGCCGAGGACGCGCTGCGGATCGCCAACGGCACCGAGTACGGGCTGGCCGGGGCCGTCTGGGCGGCCGACGAGGCGGAGGCGGTGGCCTTCGCGCGGGGGCTGGAGACCGGCCAGGTCGACATCAACGGCGGCCGGTTCAACCCGCTGGCCCCCTTCGGCGGGTACAAGCGGTCCGGGGTGGGACGGGAGTTGGGTCCGCACGGACTGGCGGAATACCTGCAGACGAAGTCCTTCCAGTTCTGA
- a CDS encoding class F sortase: MSASSAGVPRRRRRKPWRRTRAYRLARTAVLAVVLTTLVLRCGEGHHERYPEAHVPAAGTTRAASGAHGGGPAAGPSRSADPTPPPRPLPRSPATAVRIPDLGVDAPIVPVRLDAHRQLGTPPVDRPKLIGWYADGPTPGEAGTAVAVGHRDTRTGPAVFAALGQLDPGDHVEARRADGRTAVYTVDRVRTFDKNHFPDKEVYGTGDRPELRVLTCGGLYRSRTGYTGNIVVFAHLTAIRGG, translated from the coding sequence ATGTCCGCCTCATCCGCCGGCGTGCCGCGTAGGCGCCGACGCAAGCCGTGGCGCCGGACCCGCGCCTACCGCCTCGCCAGGACAGCCGTCCTCGCGGTCGTCCTGACGACGCTGGTCCTGCGGTGCGGGGAGGGGCACCACGAGCGGTACCCCGAGGCGCACGTCCCGGCCGCCGGGACGACGCGGGCCGCCTCCGGCGCGCACGGCGGCGGCCCGGCGGCCGGCCCCTCCCGAAGCGCCGACCCCACGCCCCCGCCCCGACCGTTGCCCCGGTCGCCGGCGACCGCCGTGCGCATCCCCGACCTCGGGGTCGACGCGCCGATCGTCCCGGTCCGGCTCGACGCCCACCGGCAGCTCGGCACCCCGCCCGTGGACCGGCCCAAGCTGATCGGCTGGTACGCGGACGGCCCCACCCCGGGCGAGGCGGGCACCGCCGTCGCGGTCGGCCACCGCGACACCCGGACCGGGCCCGCCGTCTTCGCCGCGCTCGGCCAGCTCGACCCCGGTGACCATGTCGAGGCCCGCCGCGCCGACGGCCGGACCGCCGTCTACACCGTCGACCGGGTGCGCACCTTCGACAAGAACCACTTCCCCGACAAGGAGGTGTACGGCACCGGCGACCGCCCCGAACTGCGCGTCCTCACCTGCGGCGGGCTCTACCGCAGCCGGACGGGGTACACCGGCAACATCGTCGTCTTCGCCCACCTCACCGCCATCCGCGGCGGGTGA
- a CDS encoding TetR/AcrR family transcriptional regulator: MLMPAPHPTSLRRAPVQRRSAERLTRILDACADLLDEVGYDELSTRAVAVRAGVPIGSVYRFFGNKRAMADALGERNLERYTERVARRLEETAGEGGWRAAMDAVLDEYLDMKRTAPGFSLVDFGNQIPIGTRHTEPNHRVADRLAELLAGHLGRGPDEELRRTVLVAVETADTLVHLAFRVSPEGDERIIEEARQLLRAYLSLSLD, encoded by the coding sequence ATGCTGATGCCCGCGCCCCACCCCACCTCGCTGCGCCGCGCGCCGGTCCAACGACGCAGCGCCGAACGGCTCACCCGCATCCTGGACGCCTGTGCCGACCTGCTCGACGAGGTGGGCTACGACGAACTGAGCACCCGGGCGGTGGCCGTGCGGGCGGGTGTCCCGATCGGCTCCGTGTACCGCTTCTTCGGCAACAAGCGTGCGATGGCCGACGCCCTGGGCGAACGCAACCTGGAGAGGTACACCGAGCGCGTCGCACGCCGGCTGGAGGAGACGGCGGGCGAGGGCGGCTGGCGTGCGGCGATGGACGCGGTGCTGGACGAGTACCTCGACATGAAGCGCACCGCCCCCGGCTTCTCCCTCGTCGACTTCGGCAACCAGATACCCATCGGCACCCGGCACACCGAGCCGAACCACCGGGTCGCCGACCGGCTGGCCGAACTGCTCGCCGGCCACCTCGGCCGGGGCCCGGACGAGGAGTTGCGGCGCACGGTCCTGGTCGCCGTCGAGACCGCCGACACGCTCGTCCACCTCGCCTTCCGAGTCTCCCCCGAGGGCGACGAGCGGATCATCGAGGAGGCGCGGCAGTTGCTGCGGGCGTATCTGTCGCTTTCGCTGGACTGA
- a CDS encoding nuclear transport factor 2 family protein, with protein sequence MSWTRGLLAALAVCTLLGGSAGCGADDGHGQSNGINGDSSSPVGKVLEHTDERGRHYREMDKKDAPEVGIEVEPDSGDTWDVRLILRRFRLSPAGARPVAVAGRGIVRLYLDGRLLARLHTTEYRLDADLARGTHHLTARLYADDGTLWAVDGEPVERTADLTASGTGTESPSSHSPTSASPSSASPSSKSPSSDSSSPTASGATGAPPAAGGRDVTARGAHPPVPLSGRRSAVRTDGGGIPAPVGKAC encoded by the coding sequence ATGTCGTGGACGCGCGGACTGCTCGCGGCGCTCGCGGTGTGCACCCTGCTCGGCGGTTCGGCCGGCTGTGGCGCCGATGACGGGCACGGGCAGAGCAACGGGATCAACGGGGACTCCTCCTCACCGGTGGGCAAGGTGCTGGAGCACACCGACGAGAGGGGGAGGCACTACCGTGAAATGGACAAGAAGGATGCCCCCGAGGTGGGCATCGAGGTCGAGCCGGACTCCGGCGACACCTGGGACGTCCGGCTGATCCTGCGCCGCTTCCGCCTCTCGCCCGCCGGCGCCCGACCGGTGGCCGTCGCCGGCCGGGGCATCGTCCGGCTCTATCTGGACGGCCGGCTCCTGGCCAGGCTGCACACCACCGAGTACCGGCTCGACGCCGACCTCGCGCGCGGCACGCACCACCTCACCGCACGGCTCTACGCGGACGACGGCACCCTCTGGGCGGTCGACGGCGAACCCGTGGAGCGCACGGCGGACCTCACGGCCTCCGGAACGGGCACGGAATCGCCGTCGTCGCATTCACCTACCTCGGCATCGCCGTCCTCGGCATCGCCGTCCTCGAAATCGCCGTCCTCGGATTCCTCGTCGCCCACGGCGAGCGGGGCGACGGGCGCGCCCCCGGCGGCCGGCGGGCGCGACGTCACGGCACGCGGCGCGCACCCGCCCGTTCCCTTGAGTGGACGGCGTTCCGCCGTGCGTACAGACGGGGGAGGTATCCCGGCCCCCGTCGGAAAGGCATGCTGA
- the hmgA gene encoding homogentisate 1,2-dioxygenase — MSRDARKRAEGLTYLHGFGNEHSSEAVSGALPEGRNAPQRAPLGLYAEQLSGTAFTEPRAHNRRSWLYRIRPSAAHPAFRRTDNGALRSAPFTETVPDPNRLRWDPMPEPAPGTDFLAGLWTLGGNGDAAQRTGMAVHLYHANASMERVFSDADGELLIVPEHGGLLLHTEFGALLAEPGHVALVPRGVRFRAELLDDGARGYVCENYGAPFRLPDLGPIGANGLANARDFRAPAAAYEDVEGPVEVVNKFCGNLWAAEYDHSPLDVVAWHGNHVPYVYDLRRFNVIGSVSYDHPDPSIFTVLTSPSDTPGLAGVDFVVFAPRWLVGEDTFRPPYFHRNVMSEYMGLVEGAYDAKSAGKGGFVPGGGSLHNMMSAHGPDRATFDRASTAELKPQKIDDGLAFMFETRWPVTLTSHAARAEHLQQRYDDVWQGLERHFRPLP; from the coding sequence ATGAGCAGGGACGCGAGGAAGCGTGCCGAAGGACTGACCTACCTGCACGGTTTCGGCAACGAGCACAGCTCCGAAGCGGTGTCCGGCGCCCTGCCCGAGGGCCGCAACGCGCCGCAGCGGGCCCCGCTCGGGCTGTACGCCGAGCAGCTCAGCGGCACGGCGTTCACCGAGCCGAGGGCGCACAACCGCCGCTCCTGGCTGTACCGGATCCGCCCGTCGGCGGCGCACCCCGCCTTCCGGCGGACCGACAACGGGGCGCTGCGCTCCGCCCCGTTCACCGAGACCGTGCCGGACCCCAACCGGCTGCGCTGGGACCCGATGCCCGAGCCGGCACCGGGCACGGACTTCCTCGCGGGCCTGTGGACGCTCGGCGGCAACGGCGACGCGGCTCAGCGCACCGGCATGGCCGTGCACCTTTACCACGCCAACGCCTCCATGGAGCGGGTGTTCAGCGATGCGGACGGCGAGCTGCTCATCGTCCCCGAGCACGGCGGGCTGCTGCTGCACACCGAGTTCGGCGCACTGCTCGCGGAGCCCGGCCATGTGGCGCTGGTCCCGCGCGGGGTGCGCTTCCGGGCGGAGCTGCTGGACGACGGTGCCCGCGGCTACGTCTGCGAGAACTACGGCGCCCCCTTCCGCCTGCCCGACCTCGGCCCCATCGGCGCCAACGGCCTCGCCAACGCACGGGACTTCCGGGCGCCGGCGGCGGCGTACGAGGACGTGGAGGGGCCGGTGGAGGTGGTGAACAAGTTCTGCGGCAACCTCTGGGCCGCCGAGTACGACCACTCGCCGCTCGACGTCGTCGCCTGGCACGGCAATCACGTGCCGTACGTCTACGACCTGCGCCGCTTCAACGTGATCGGCAGCGTCTCCTACGACCACCCGGACCCGTCGATCTTCACGGTGCTGACCTCCCCGTCCGACACCCCGGGGCTGGCCGGCGTGGACTTCGTGGTGTTCGCGCCGCGCTGGCTGGTGGGCGAGGACACCTTCCGGCCGCCGTACTTCCACCGGAACGTGATGAGCGAGTACATGGGGCTCGTCGAGGGCGCGTACGACGCGAAGTCGGCCGGAAAGGGCGGGTTCGTGCCGGGCGGCGGCTCGCTGCACAACATGATGTCGGCGCACGGACCGGACCGCGCGACGTTCGACCGGGCGAGCACGGCCGAGCTGAAGCCGCAGAAGATCGACGACGGGCTGGCGTTCATGTTCGAGACCCGGTGGCCGGTGACGCTGACCTCGCACGCGGCCCGCGCGGAGCACCTGCAACAGCGTTACGACGACGTCTGGCAGGGCCTGGAACGGCACTTCCGCCCCTTGCCCTGA